From one Enterococcus sp. DIV2402 genomic stretch:
- a CDS encoding ABC transporter ATP-binding protein, with the protein MTDLVKASKFFYHYLKRYRASFFFIFVTIILATYLQVKAPQFVGEAFQELANYVGGLMQGVDDKSKFIAVVWKLLIFYVLASAANFIYSILFTQVVGKSTNRMRIGLFNKLEKLTIRFFDSHQDGEILSRFTSDLDNIQNSLNQALLQFFTNIALLVGILIMMFQQNVTLAWATVASTPIAVLLAVVIIQKARKYVNIQQDEVGKLNGYMDEKISGQRIIITNGLQEETIDGFLEHNEKVRQATFKGQVYSGMLFPLMQGMSLVNTAIVIFLGGWLALNGDLERATALGLVVMFVQYSQQYYRPLMEISSGYSMIQLAITGARRLNEMFDEPDEVKPVNAPKISGVEQAVALNQVDFGYKENRLILKDVSIQVNKGEMVALVGPTGSGKTTIMNLLNRFYDVNNGSVTFDGTDIREIDLDSLRQNVGIVLQDSVLFSGTIRENIVFGKPDATDEEVIYAAQQANIHDFIMSLEKGYETPITEENSVFSTGQKQLISIARTIITNPALLILDEATSNVDTVTEAKIQKAMDEAIKGRTSFVIAHRLKTILNADRIVVLKDGQVIEEGNHHELLEQAGFYAELYHNQFVFE; encoded by the coding sequence ATGACTGATTTAGTAAAAGCAAGTAAATTTTTCTATCATTATTTGAAACGTTACAGAGCATCTTTTTTCTTTATTTTCGTGACAATCATTTTAGCAACCTATCTTCAAGTAAAAGCTCCGCAATTTGTGGGTGAAGCTTTTCAAGAGTTAGCAAACTATGTTGGTGGGTTGATGCAAGGTGTTGATGATAAGAGCAAGTTTATTGCGGTTGTTTGGAAATTGCTTATTTTTTATGTTTTAGCAAGTGCTGCCAACTTTATTTATAGTATTTTATTTACACAAGTTGTCGGAAAATCAACGAACCGTATGCGGATTGGTTTGTTTAATAAATTAGAAAAATTAACCATCCGTTTTTTTGATTCGCATCAAGATGGAGAAATTTTAAGTCGCTTTACCAGTGATTTGGATAATATTCAAAATAGTTTAAACCAAGCGTTATTACAATTTTTTACAAATATCGCCTTATTAGTCGGTATCTTAATTATGATGTTCCAACAAAATGTCACTTTAGCCTGGGCAACGGTTGCTTCAACACCGATTGCTGTGCTTTTAGCTGTTGTAATTATTCAAAAAGCCAGAAAATACGTGAATATCCAACAAGATGAAGTGGGGAAATTGAACGGCTATATGGATGAAAAAATAAGTGGTCAACGAATTATTATTACGAATGGCTTACAGGAAGAAACGATTGATGGCTTTTTAGAGCATAATGAAAAAGTGCGTCAGGCAACCTTTAAAGGTCAAGTTTATTCAGGAATGCTGTTTCCATTGATGCAAGGTATGTCTTTAGTGAACACAGCAATCGTCATTTTCTTAGGTGGTTGGTTAGCCTTAAATGGAGACTTAGAACGAGCAACTGCGCTAGGATTAGTCGTTATGTTCGTCCAATATTCGCAACAGTATTACCGTCCATTAATGGAGATTTCTTCTGGATATAGTATGATCCAATTAGCTATTACGGGTGCCCGTCGTTTGAATGAAATGTTTGATGAACCAGATGAAGTGAAACCTGTGAATGCGCCTAAAATTTCTGGTGTTGAACAAGCAGTCGCTTTAAACCAGGTTGATTTTGGTTATAAAGAAAATCGGTTAATTTTAAAAGATGTGTCTATTCAAGTGAACAAAGGTGAAATGGTCGCTTTAGTGGGGCCAACTGGTTCAGGTAAAACGACAATTATGAACTTGTTAAATCGCTTTTACGATGTGAATAACGGTTCTGTGACGTTTGATGGTACTGATATTCGTGAAATCGATTTGGATAGTTTGCGCCAAAACGTTGGAATTGTGTTACAAGATTCGGTCTTATTCTCAGGTACAATTCGTGAAAATATTGTTTTTGGGAAACCAGATGCAACCGATGAAGAAGTTATCTATGCTGCCCAACAAGCGAATATTCACGATTTCATTATGAGTTTAGAAAAAGGCTACGAGACACCAATTACTGAAGAAAATAGTGTCTTTAGTACAGGTCAAAAACAATTAATTAGTATTGCCCGTACAATTATTACCAATCCGGCCTTGTTAATTCTAGATGAAGCCACGAGTAATGTCGATACAGTAACCGAAGCAAAAATTCAAAAAGCTATGGATGAAGCAATTAAAGGACGTACGAGTTTTGTAATCGCCCATCGTCTAAAAACGATTTTGAATGCCGATCGGATTGTCGTCTTAAAAGATGGACAAGTAATTGAAGAAGGCAATCATCATGAATTGCTTGAACAAGCTGGTTTTTACGCAGAATTGTATCATAATCAATTTGTTTTCGAATAA
- a CDS encoding ABC transporter ATP-binding protein, whose amino-acid sequence MDLVLKHVKKYKLAVSVSLLSVVVMVMASLWQPKLLQQVLEAIITENNDEMTQIGIYLIGLAILGLIAGVLNTIFSAKVAQGVSADIREEAFRKVQTFSFGNIEKFSAGNIVVRLTNDVNQIQNLVMITLQSLFRIPILFIGSFILAMITLPQLWWIIVTLIVAVLVITGLSFTSMGKHFMIIQNLIDKINNIAKENLMGVRVVKSFVQEKNQLDYFSKVSDDLTKHNIIVGTLFSVMIPGFMLAANLAVVGAIFFVSHLVKDDPTVIGGIASFMNYLMQIMMAIIIGGMMMMMTSRAAVSLKRIKEILAAEPDVTYADVPEQVLTGSVVFDHVSFRYPGDEKDTLKDISFTIQSGEMIGIVGATGSGKSTLAQLIPRLFDPTSGKVEVGGVDLTQVNERSLRETVSFVLQRAILFSGTIADNLRHGKKDATEQDMTRATKIAQAREFIEKLPDGYNATVEERSANFSGGQKQRLSISRGVIGNPKILILDDSTSALDARSERLVREALDRELKETTTIVIAQKIASVVKADRILVLDEGRLVGEGTHSELVATNPIYQEIFETQKGAE is encoded by the coding sequence ATGGATTTAGTCTTAAAACATGTTAAGAAATACAAGCTTGCTGTATCGGTTTCCTTACTATCAGTGGTAGTAATGGTGATGGCTTCGTTATGGCAACCAAAGTTACTCCAACAAGTCTTAGAAGCAATTATTACTGAAAATAATGATGAAATGACGCAAATAGGTATTTATTTAATTGGATTAGCTATTTTAGGGTTAATTGCTGGTGTTCTTAATACAATTTTTTCAGCGAAAGTGGCACAAGGTGTGAGTGCTGACATTCGTGAAGAAGCCTTTCGCAAAGTGCAAACCTTCTCATTTGGAAATATCGAAAAATTTTCAGCGGGAAATATTGTGGTTCGTTTAACGAATGACGTCAATCAAATTCAAAACTTAGTGATGATTACCTTGCAATCGCTGTTTCGCATTCCTATCCTCTTTATTGGAAGCTTCATTTTAGCAATGATTACTTTACCCCAATTATGGTGGATTATTGTGACTTTGATTGTGGCAGTGTTAGTCATTACAGGCTTGTCATTCACTAGTATGGGCAAACATTTTATGATTATTCAAAATTTAATCGATAAAATAAACAATATTGCCAAAGAAAATCTAATGGGTGTTCGGGTTGTAAAATCATTTGTTCAAGAAAAAAATCAACTGGATTATTTTAGTAAAGTCAGTGATGATTTAACCAAACACAATATTATTGTGGGAACGTTATTTTCAGTGATGATTCCAGGCTTTATGTTGGCTGCGAATTTAGCTGTAGTAGGGGCTATTTTCTTTGTGAGTCATCTAGTCAAAGATGATCCAACTGTCATCGGTGGAATTGCTTCATTTATGAACTATTTGATGCAAATTATGATGGCAATTATTATTGGAGGCATGATGATGATGATGACATCGCGTGCAGCAGTTTCCTTGAAGCGTATCAAAGAAATTTTAGCTGCTGAACCTGATGTGACGTATGCCGATGTTCCGGAACAAGTGTTGACAGGTAGTGTCGTATTCGACCATGTCTCATTCCGTTACCCAGGCGATGAGAAAGATACCTTAAAAGATATTAGTTTTACTATTCAATCAGGAGAAATGATTGGGATTGTGGGCGCAACTGGTTCTGGTAAGTCAACTTTAGCGCAATTGATTCCTCGTTTATTTGACCCAACTTCAGGAAAAGTTGAAGTTGGTGGTGTTGATTTAACACAAGTTAATGAACGTAGCCTACGCGAGACGGTTTCTTTTGTTCTTCAACGAGCAATTCTTTTCTCAGGAACAATTGCTGACAATTTACGTCATGGTAAAAAAGATGCAACTGAACAAGACATGACACGTGCAACTAAAATTGCTCAAGCTCGTGAATTTATTGAAAAATTACCAGATGGCTACAATGCAACTGTTGAAGAACGTAGTGCCAACTTCTCAGGTGGTCAAAAACAACGACTATCTATTTCCCGCGGTGTTATCGGTAATCCTAAAATTTTGATTTTAGATGATAGTACCAGTGCTTTAGATGCCCGCTCAGAACGTTTGGTACGTGAAGCATTAGATCGTGAATTGAAAGAGACGACCACTATTGTCATTGCCCAAAAAATTGCTTCAGTGGTGAAAGCAGACCGTATTTTAGTGCTTGATGAAGGACGATTAGTGGGTGAAGGTACCCATAGTGAATTGGTAGCAACCAATCCAATTTATCAAGAAATTTTTGAAACACAAAAAGGAGCGGAGTAA
- a CDS encoding PTS sugar transporter subunit IIB produces MKMAAVCGSGLGSSFMVEMNIKTVLGELGINDVEVNHYDVGSAAPELADVFFVGGDLADSVQHLGNVVVLDSIIDMDELRDKVKKVAEENNLI; encoded by the coding sequence ATGAAAATGGCAGCAGTTTGTGGATCAGGATTAGGTTCTAGTTTTATGGTGGAAATGAATATTAAAACGGTGTTAGGTGAATTAGGAATTAATGATGTGGAAGTAAACCATTATGACGTAGGAAGTGCTGCACCTGAATTAGCAGATGTTTTCTTTGTAGGTGGCGACTTAGCAGATAGCGTCCAACATTTAGGAAATGTAGTAGTGCTAGATAGCATTATTGATATGGACGAATTAAGAGATAAAGTGAAAAAAGTAGCTGAAGAAAATAACTTAATTTAA
- a CDS encoding transketolase: MDEQTVTRLSVLADKVRLDTLKTLKNMGYGHLGGSFSIAELLAVLYGKQMRIRPQEPQWANRDRLVLSKGHAGPGLYAMLANMGYFDKTMLATLNEGGTNLPSHPDRLKTPGVDATTGSLGQGTSVAAGIATGLRLDKKDNYVYLICGDGELNEGQCWEAFQYLAHFKLNNCIVIIDDNKKQLDGLTVDIMNPFDFQKKMEAFGFYTLKVKGDDIRGIDAAIEELKSVKDQAVCLVLDSIKGQGVPYFETLNDNHSVKFNNDEINQAAEETIVALEKSIKEREQVNV; this comes from the coding sequence ATGGATGAACAAACCGTAACACGCTTGAGTGTCTTAGCAGACAAAGTTCGTTTAGATACCTTGAAAACATTGAAAAACATGGGCTATGGACATTTGGGTGGTTCTTTTTCAATTGCTGAATTATTGGCTGTTTTATATGGAAAACAAATGAGGATTCGTCCACAAGAACCACAATGGGCCAATCGTGATCGTTTGGTCTTATCAAAAGGGCATGCAGGTCCAGGACTATATGCGATGTTAGCGAATATGGGCTATTTTGACAAAACTATGTTAGCAACCTTAAACGAAGGTGGCACGAATTTGCCTTCACATCCCGATCGTTTAAAAACACCTGGTGTTGATGCAACGACAGGTTCATTAGGGCAAGGAACATCGGTGGCCGCAGGGATTGCAACGGGTTTACGTCTTGATAAAAAAGATAATTATGTCTATCTAATTTGTGGTGATGGTGAATTGAATGAAGGTCAATGTTGGGAAGCCTTTCAATATTTAGCTCATTTTAAATTAAACAATTGTATTGTCATCATTGACGATAACAAAAAACAATTGGATGGCTTAACAGTGGATATTATGAATCCTTTTGATTTTCAGAAAAAAATGGAGGCATTTGGTTTTTATACACTAAAAGTCAAAGGCGATGACATTCGAGGAATTGATGCAGCGATTGAGGAATTGAAATCAGTCAAAGACCAAGCAGTCTGTTTAGTATTAGATAGTATTAAAGGGCAAGGTGTCCCGTATTTTGAAACGTTAAATGATAATCATTCTGTGAAATTTAACAACGATGAAATTAATCAAGCGGCAGAAGAAACTATTGTGGCACTTGAAAAATCCATTAAGGAGCGTGAACAAGTCAATGTTTAA
- a CDS encoding PTS ascorbate transporter subunit IIC, whose translation MNGILDVLIDIASTPAILVALIAVLGLVLQKKPISDIMRGGIKTFVGFLVVTSGANVIVASLEPFGEMFQQAFNVSGVVPNNEAIVALALEEFGTYTALIMLAGMFFNIVIARVTKFKYIYLTGHAMLYMACLIAVILTTTGMKGAVLVLVGGLALGIANAIFPAIAQPYTRMITKNDSVALGHTGNFGYAFSGFIGKLVGNKEKSTEDINFPKGLAFLRDSTVSITLTMSVVYVIVAIFAGGDYITANLSDGTNSIIFALQKAGTFAAGVFIILAGVRLILAEIVPAFKGISEKLVPNSIPALDCPIVFPYAPNAVLIGFFSSFLGGIFSLVIMALTGSVIILPGVVPHFFCGATSGVYGNATGGLRGAVVGSFLQGILISFMPIFLMPVMGNLGFAGSTFSDTDYGVVGIFMGSIANVGGQIAVISGIVAVLVVMILMTIFGKKQQTNN comes from the coding sequence ATGAATGGAATTTTAGATGTATTAATTGATATTGCCAGTACCCCTGCGATATTGGTTGCTTTAATTGCAGTCTTAGGGTTAGTTTTACAGAAAAAACCAATTAGCGATATTATGCGTGGAGGAATTAAAACATTTGTTGGGTTCTTAGTTGTTACATCTGGTGCGAATGTAATTGTTGCTTCCTTAGAACCATTTGGCGAAATGTTTCAACAAGCTTTTAATGTATCGGGCGTTGTACCAAATAACGAAGCAATTGTGGCATTAGCCTTAGAAGAATTTGGGACATATACCGCTCTAATTATGTTAGCCGGAATGTTTTTCAATATTGTGATTGCACGAGTGACGAAGTTTAAATACATTTATTTAACCGGGCATGCGATGTTATATATGGCGTGTTTAATCGCTGTTATTTTAACAACAACAGGCATGAAAGGTGCGGTATTAGTGCTTGTAGGTGGGTTAGCTTTAGGAATTGCCAATGCCATCTTCCCAGCAATTGCGCAACCATATACACGTATGATTACTAAAAATGATTCCGTGGCTTTAGGTCATACAGGAAACTTTGGGTATGCTTTTAGTGGTTTCATTGGCAAACTTGTAGGTAATAAAGAAAAATCAACCGAAGACATTAACTTTCCGAAAGGTTTAGCATTTTTACGAGATTCTACAGTAAGTATTACGTTAACGATGTCGGTAGTGTATGTTATTGTTGCGATTTTTGCAGGTGGCGATTATATCACAGCGAACTTGAGTGATGGCACAAATTCCATTATCTTTGCATTACAAAAAGCAGGAACGTTTGCTGCAGGTGTTTTTATTATCTTAGCGGGTGTTCGTTTAATTTTAGCTGAAATTGTGCCAGCATTTAAAGGAATTTCGGAAAAATTAGTACCAAATTCAATTCCGGCATTAGATTGTCCGATTGTCTTTCCTTATGCACCAAATGCAGTACTAATTGGTTTCTTCTCAAGTTTTCTTGGAGGAATTTTCAGTCTAGTGATTATGGCATTGACTGGTTCAGTCATTATTTTACCCGGCGTAGTGCCGCATTTCTTCTGTGGTGCGACTTCAGGTGTTTACGGGAATGCGACTGGTGGTTTACGTGGTGCTGTAGTTGGGTCATTTTTACAAGGAATTTTAATTAGCTTTATGCCAATTTTCTTAATGCCAGTTATGGGGAACCTTGGTTTTGCTGGTTCGACATTCTCAGATACTGACTATGGTGTGGTGGGTATCTTTATGGGAAGTATCGCAAATGTTGGGGGACAAATTGCGGTTATTTCAGGAATTGTTGCTGTATTAGTTGTGATGATTTTAATGACTATTTTTGGTAAAAAACAACAAACAAATAACTAA
- a CDS encoding transketolase family protein: protein MFKQIETAELGKELRMVVVDTIKELMDENKRVIALDADLGSASGWTTLEGTNKERFFNMGIAEANMVGVAAGLSLTNYIPFIHTFGPFATRRVFDQMFISGGYAGNTINVYGSDPGFAAGPNGGTHTTWEDVALMRMVPNATICDAADEVQMEWIIRTFSHLQGVHYVRGNRKAVHKVYAPGSTFELGKGNLLQEGNDILLVAAGQLVYETLQLAKQLVQEGYSVAVIDMFTIKPLDKELLLAQSKDKKLIITIENHSINGGLGSAVAETLAENGYGIPLQRIGVNERFGQVGTPDFLQAEFGLTTDKIYEQVQPNLANLN from the coding sequence ATGTTTAAACAAATTGAAACCGCAGAACTTGGTAAAGAACTCCGGATGGTAGTAGTAGACACGATTAAAGAGTTGATGGATGAAAACAAGCGCGTGATTGCTTTAGATGCTGATTTGGGAAGTGCCAGTGGTTGGACGACGCTAGAAGGAACAAACAAAGAACGCTTCTTTAATATGGGGATTGCTGAAGCCAATATGGTTGGTGTCGCAGCCGGTTTAAGTTTAACCAATTATATTCCATTTATTCATACATTTGGTCCCTTTGCAACGAGACGGGTCTTTGACCAAATGTTTATTTCCGGAGGTTACGCAGGTAATACGATTAATGTTTATGGTTCTGACCCTGGTTTTGCAGCAGGACCAAATGGCGGAACACATACGACATGGGAAGATGTAGCGTTAATGCGCATGGTTCCAAACGCAACTATTTGCGATGCTGCTGATGAAGTGCAAATGGAATGGATTATTCGTACCTTTAGCCACTTACAAGGAGTTCATTATGTTCGAGGCAATCGCAAAGCTGTTCATAAGGTCTATGCGCCAGGCTCTACTTTTGAATTAGGTAAAGGCAATCTTTTGCAAGAAGGAAACGACATTTTATTAGTAGCCGCCGGACAGTTGGTCTATGAAACCTTGCAACTGGCCAAACAGCTTGTGCAAGAAGGCTATTCCGTTGCAGTGATTGATATGTTTACGATTAAACCGTTAGATAAAGAATTACTATTAGCACAAAGTAAAGATAAAAAACTCATTATCACGATTGAGAATCATTCGATTAATGGTGGATTAGGTAGTGCAGTTGCGGAAACACTAGCAGAAAATGGCTATGGTATTCCTTTGCAACGAATTGGTGTGAATGAGCGTTTTGGCCAAGTTGGCACGCCAGATTTCTTACAAGCGGAATTTGGATTAACAACAGATAAAATTTACGAACAAGTTCAACCGAATCTAGCCAACCTAAATTAA
- a CDS encoding TetR/AcrR family transcriptional regulator, whose translation MTKKLEIIQLSVQFIKKASFKDLSYDYLAKQLAITKTAIHYYFKNKKDLGLAICNYLETSLQEQFNYFMEYSNETAWEFIHRRHQTLSQDDICPIVSLQTDLNEYEEEMQLAIIHLVAKEYQIYREILARNMPITSAETLAQIHLSSIKGAQIYNRTLNVPFSETILKKIKQEIGEAENT comes from the coding sequence ATGACTAAAAAGCTAGAAATTATCCAATTATCTGTACAATTTATTAAAAAAGCTAGTTTTAAAGATTTAAGCTATGATTATTTAGCGAAACAACTAGCGATTACTAAAACGGCCATACACTATTATTTTAAAAATAAAAAAGATTTAGGTTTGGCAATTTGTAATTATTTAGAAACAAGCTTGCAAGAGCAATTCAATTATTTCATGGAATATTCAAATGAAACCGCTTGGGAATTTATTCATCGGAGGCATCAAACGTTGTCTCAAGACGATATTTGTCCGATTGTCAGTTTACAGACAGACTTAAATGAATACGAGGAAGAAATGCAACTGGCAATTATCCATTTGGTAGCCAAGGAGTACCAAATTTATCGAGAAATATTGGCTCGCAATATGCCGATAACTAGTGCAGAAACATTGGCACAAATTCATTTATCTAGTATTAAAGGAGCTCAAATCTATAATCGCACCCTGAATGTTCCTTTTTCAGAGACGATTTTAAAAAAAATAAAACAAGAAATTGGAGAGGCTGAGAATACATGA
- a CDS encoding TetR family transcriptional regulator, translating into MEQKLSKEKIIQTAFDILAEKRSIEGLSMRNLANALNVKAPAIYWYFKDKQDLLQNMAETMEQHLCLPDSSLEATEQLIAFMNAYYDLYTQFPCGAELEINTVPAYASRLEHIETMNQLLLQQGYSLAQSRHAVISLHYLLIGYLIDQQKEEQLTQKIIDGNHYLLQSVQWMRHYAQEQSLESFNFALSQREQIIDVKEIFMSSVKIYLLGLEQLKK; encoded by the coding sequence ATGGAACAAAAATTATCGAAGGAAAAAATTATTCAAACAGCCTTCGACATTCTCGCTGAAAAACGTAGTATTGAGGGATTATCAATGCGTAATCTTGCCAACGCACTGAATGTCAAAGCCCCGGCAATCTATTGGTATTTCAAAGACAAACAAGACTTATTACAAAATATGGCGGAAACAATGGAACAACACTTGTGTTTACCTGATTCCTCGCTTGAAGCAACGGAACAACTAATCGCCTTTATGAATGCGTATTATGATTTATACACCCAATTTCCCTGTGGCGCAGAATTAGAAATCAATACCGTTCCGGCCTATGCAAGTCGCTTGGAACATATTGAAACAATGAATCAATTATTGTTACAACAAGGTTATAGCTTGGCACAGAGTCGCCATGCTGTTATCTCTCTGCATTATTTGTTAATTGGCTATTTAATTGACCAACAAAAAGAAGAGCAGCTCACTCAAAAAATTATAGATGGCAATCACTATCTGCTGCAATCCGTTCAGTGGATGCGTCATTATGCGCAAGAACAATCGCTCGAATCCTTTAATTTTGCTCTTTCACAACGTGAGCAAATAATTGATGTCAAAGAGATTTTTATGAGTAGCGTTAAAATCTATCTTTTAGGTTTGGAGCAACTGAAAAAATAA
- a CDS encoding BglG family transcription antiterminator, whose translation MLDYHLQKLFQSKLYGSRISLEELALYIEIDPQRLSKQIREVNTFLKAKKQPEFRFVDEDIQLPEKISFSWAELKFLTSRYDIIFSEIERQRLIFLYCFLDVDNLSVFHFQDFLQVSKNTILADIKKLREYLSENEIELVYQRKSGFYLSGNELQIRVLGRNFVSELLDNESGYWGLTALQEKLPQNDYLVFRQHLKQALQEQKLTVVPSRVEEVSHYITFLSMRVQDYRVVFSNEEYELLGALDAQHVAKKFIALTPAFDYPNEALFLTSLVMTVVEGSIQDSSLDYLLQCANQIIQRIQTYSAIDFREQSQTLLHVFYHLVPSFFRIYFGYHLPNAWTDVVKRQHGELFKLTQIALSPLEKLTKKPIPDNEVAYFTILFGGEIESQKEVLSRQVRALILCPNGISSSLIMQAELKQLFPSIDFSLTNSVKELENIPEDTYDVIFTNTTLNTKKPMYTIQPIMTIKEKQRLLVQVQEELLLPGVAILSPEQILKIIEPYIELRKGVKTEKLLDILTKKMMTIQKNKEDERPMLSELITSDMIQLTDEQLNWEQAIQLAAKPLLEQGKIEDSYIEAMISKVKQYGAFIHIGKNIALPHARPEDGVNELGMSLLKTSEPVLLLDDEKHAITLFICLAAVDNDAHLRALASLTKILSNATNLEKLLHATSKEEIQNILKGEDE comes from the coding sequence ATGTTGGATTATCATTTACAAAAATTATTTCAATCAAAGTTATATGGTTCGCGTATTTCTCTAGAGGAGTTAGCGTTATATATTGAGATCGATCCGCAACGACTGTCTAAACAAATTCGTGAAGTAAACACTTTTTTGAAAGCAAAGAAACAACCGGAGTTTCGTTTTGTAGATGAGGATATTCAACTACCAGAAAAAATAAGTTTTAGTTGGGCTGAATTAAAATTTCTAACTTCGCGTTATGACATTATTTTTTCTGAAATTGAACGCCAACGACTCATCTTTTTATATTGCTTTTTGGATGTTGATAATTTATCAGTTTTTCATTTTCAAGATTTTTTACAAGTGAGTAAAAATACGATTTTAGCCGATATTAAAAAGTTAAGAGAATATCTTAGTGAAAATGAAATTGAGCTAGTCTATCAACGAAAGTCAGGATTTTATTTGTCAGGGAATGAATTGCAAATTCGGGTATTAGGGCGAAATTTCGTTTCTGAATTATTAGATAATGAGTCAGGTTACTGGGGCTTAACTGCTCTGCAAGAAAAATTACCACAAAATGATTATTTAGTCTTTCGGCAGCATTTAAAGCAGGCGTTGCAAGAACAAAAGTTAACGGTTGTTCCTAGTAGAGTGGAAGAAGTTTCCCATTATATTACGTTTTTAAGTATGCGTGTTCAAGATTATCGTGTGGTTTTTTCTAATGAGGAATATGAGCTTTTAGGAGCTTTAGATGCTCAACATGTTGCCAAAAAGTTTATTGCGCTAACGCCAGCGTTTGATTATCCAAACGAAGCATTATTTTTAACGAGTTTAGTAATGACAGTTGTTGAAGGCAGTATTCAAGATTCATCACTGGATTATTTGTTACAATGTGCCAATCAAATTATTCAACGGATTCAAACGTATAGTGCAATTGATTTTCGTGAACAAAGTCAAACGTTGTTGCATGTTTTTTATCATTTGGTGCCCTCTTTTTTTAGAATTTATTTTGGTTATCATTTACCAAATGCCTGGACCGATGTGGTGAAACGTCAGCATGGTGAATTATTTAAATTAACTCAAATTGCATTGAGCCCTTTGGAAAAGCTAACGAAAAAGCCAATTCCTGACAATGAAGTTGCCTATTTTACTATTTTATTTGGTGGTGAGATAGAAAGTCAAAAAGAAGTTCTTTCCAGGCAAGTACGCGCCTTGATTTTATGCCCGAATGGTATTAGTTCTTCTTTGATTATGCAAGCGGAATTAAAACAATTGTTTCCTAGCATTGATTTTAGCTTAACCAATTCAGTCAAAGAATTAGAAAATATTCCAGAAGATACCTATGATGTAATTTTTACTAATACGACATTGAATACCAAAAAACCGATGTATACGATTCAACCGATTATGACGATAAAAGAAAAACAGCGGTTGCTTGTCCAAGTCCAAGAAGAGCTATTGTTGCCAGGCGTGGCTATTTTATCTCCTGAACAAATTTTGAAAATTATTGAGCCTTATATCGAATTACGCAAAGGGGTCAAAACAGAAAAATTGTTAGATATTTTAACAAAGAAGATGATGACAATCCAAAAAAATAAGGAGGACGAACGACCGATGCTTTCAGAACTAATTACATCTGACATGATTCAATTGACAGATGAACAATTAAATTGGGAACAAGCGATTCAACTTGCAGCAAAACCTCTGCTTGAGCAAGGAAAAATTGAAGATAGTTATATTGAAGCGATGATCAGCAAAGTAAAACAATATGGAGCATTTATCCATATTGGTAAAAATATCGCTTTACCTCATGCGCGTCCAGAAGATGGTGTGAATGAATTAGGGATGTCTCTTTTGAAAACATCTGAACCCGTGTTGTTGTTAGATGATGAGAAACACGCAATTACGTTGTTTATTTGTTTAGCAGCAGTCGACAATGATGCGCATTTACGTGCGTTGGCAAGTTTGACAAAGATTTTATCAAATGCCACTAATTTAGAGAAATTATTACATGCGACTAGTAAAGAAGAAATTCAAAACATATTAAAAGGAGAAGATGAATAA